The DNA sequence ACTCTACCGTCGCGGGCGTCACGACCTCGGATAATCTGACCTACCCGGCAACGAACAACCGCGTGCAGTCGATCGTGCGCAACACCACGACGACGGTGCGGTCGTTCACCTACGACAACGGCGGCAATATCCTGACCGACGTGCGCTCTGGCGTGAGCTATGCCTACACTTACGACAACGCCAACCGTCTCAGACGGTGTCGCAGTCGGGCAACCTCATCGGCACCTACACCTAGCTCTTGACGTTTGCGCGCCTGCGCGCGGGGGGGGCGCGCGCGAGCAGCTCGCTCGTTGCTTTGCGCTGCCGATTCACGTCGCGCATGGAAGGATGCGCGACGATCGGAGCGCGGGCGGGTGATCACGAACTCAGGTTCCGCCAACGGCACGACGTACTTCGTGCATGACCAGTGGGGCAACATCATCGCCGAGCTGGATGCGACGGGCTCAACCGTGCGCGAGTACATCTGGATGCCGGAGGCCGAGATCGCGCCGACGCGGGGGTCAAGGACAACCGTTGATCGTCCGGTCGCGGTGGTCTCCAACGTCGCCACGTCGCCGGCGCTGCTCATGGTCCGCTCTTTTGTTGGTCAACACGCGGCAAGCCGGTGTTGAGCGTGATCAGCTCAACCGTCCGGTGAGCGCTGGTGGGCATCCGAAGCGCAAAGAAAAACGGCGCGGATGCGAGTGGGCATCCGAAGCGCAATCAAGGAGAGTCTGGTCGGCCCTCTACAGCCCGTTCGGCGGCGCTTACACACTCTCAGGCGCCGAAACCCTCAACGCCCGCTTCCCCGGACGGTTTTGTTGCTCAACACTCGGCAAGCCGGTGTTGATGTGGTTCCAGATGTTGCGCGCCTTCCGGCCGGCTCGCGGAACGTGAGTCGGAAGGCGCATCAAGCAAGCAGGCTTGCACTACAACTGGCACAGGCATTACGATCCTACAATCGGACGATATACACAGCCAGATCCGCTGGGATTAGAGCCGGGACCAAATCTCTATGCGTATGCAAATGGTGATCCGCAATCAACGGCTGATCCCACCGGAGAAAATCCAATCGCAGTACTTTGCATACGGTTCCCGCGTGTGTGTGCCGAGATAATTCGCTGCGCAAAGAACCCGAACGACTGTAAAAAGAAATTCTGTAAAGCCGGCAATCTCACATACAAATTCGCCTGCAACGTTCCGGGTTGTATGCCAGGAGATCACAAGGCGACGCTCCAGTTTAAGTTAGCTGCAGCGGAAGCTTGCGTTTGGCTGCGAATTCAGGTGAGTTCAATGTGCTATGGAGGCCCCGATAGAACACACCTTGATGAGATTGTGAAGGCTCGTCTTTCAGCAGTGCAAAGCACAATGCGTGGCGGGAGGATGACTTGTTACCCCATCAGATGCAGCGCCTCGTTATGGCAGCGGAAGAACGACGGTGGAGGGATTTGGACGTAGGTGTAAGGGAATTTCAGTGCAAAGATATAGGTAGGTGGTCGGAGCTGCTTGTCGACTTAAGCTATTATGGGGGCGAACCGACCTGGCTAAAAACAGTGTTAAAAAATGGAGCGGATCCTAGTTTTCGGAATGAAATTGGCGACACAGCTCTTGGTCAAGCGTTGGACGGCAGTACCCGGCAGCGCCATACAATACGTATTTTTTGGAACCTCCTCTCCGCCGGCGCCGATCCGAATGGCTTATCCCGTGGTGGTTCGAGACCCCTTGAGCTAGCGGTGGATTGGAACCGACCGGAGTATGCATCAATGTTGCTTCTCAAAGGCGCAGACCCAGACATGTGCAGATTGAGTGGCCCGTCCTTTCAGGGATGGGCACGCGATTTGATCGAAAGGTTCTGCAGAGAACGCGCTGAGTAATCTGGAGCAAACGTCAAGGCGATCAGGAATGACGGATGCCTCGGGCGCCGATGTCTGGTCGGCTCTCTACAGCCCGTTCGGCGGTGCCTATACGCTCTCAGGTGCGGAAACCCTCAACGCCCGCTTCCCGGGACAGTTTTGTTGCTCAACACTCGGCAAGCCGGTGTTGATGTGGTTCCAGATGTTGCGCGCCTTCCGGCCGGCTCGCGGAACGTGAGTCGGAAGGCGCATCAAGCAAGCCGGCTTGCACGACAACTGGCACAGGCATTACGATCCATCGATTGGACGATATACCCAGCCCGACCCGCTCGGGTTTATAGATGGGCCAAGTGTGTTTAGTTATGCTTTGAGCAGTCCTCATCGGTATGTCGACCGGGATGGGAGGTTTGCTGTAATCCTAATTCCGGCCATCCCCGAACTAATCACAATGATAACGACACTCGGTGTTTGGCTCACATTGCCAGACACGCCTCCATTGCCCGAACCCAAGTCCAAGCCAATGCCCGAAATCTATCCACCCGATGAACCATCTGGCAAGAACTGCACATGCCGCTGTCGCGCGGGTAATCCAGATGATTATTTCTCGTTCCGCTTCGCAGAGCGCACTGCGAACAATTGTGCTCAGGCTGCGAAGGACGCATGCAAGACTGCCGCGAACTATTGTACTACCGCGGGGGGAAACGTTCACCATTCTCAGGCTAAGTGTTCCGATGGGACCAGGCGAAGTGGAAGTGGTACGGTGGTTGGGTCTTGGAGTAAATGATGATTGATCGCTTCTATTCTAATACTGTCCCGAAGGACCGATACGGCAGCGTGTTAAAGCCCATGGATCTTGTCATTCTTGGCGATATACCTGAACATTATTGGAAGGATCCAGAGTTCTCTGACTTGAAGGAGTTTTCTGGTTGCTATGGACTGATTACATATTTCCCGGCGAATGGGCCTGATCACGAGGCTTTTTACCACGGCGATCCGAACCATCCAGGATGGGTCAGCGGCGATGGTGACACTATTTATGTTCTCTCTCGACGGATCGCAGATGGATTTGTGGTCAGTTATGACTTTTGGATGCCAACCAATCACATTACCAGGATACCGTTCAATTCGCTCATAATGAATATTTTCTCTCAGTTGCCGTGGCAAATTGCAGAAGACGGAGCCACAAAACTATTTGTGTCAAAAGGATTGCGAGAGTTCGACTATATAGAGAAGCTAATGGGTTTGCCGTATGAGAGATTGGTACTTGCTCACGCTGCAGCTATGTCGCTAATCGAGGTGTACTCGGAATGATGTCGAAGCGGCGGAGATTAGCTTCAACTTTAACCGAAGTCGCGCAGTCGGACGAATTTATCTTGCATGCAGGTAGTTTGACGCATACCGGAAGACCACGGTGGTATTCCTGATAAAGCACCTCGTAACCGACGTGCGCTCTGGCGTGAGCTATGCCTACACTTACAACAACGCCAACCGTCTCAAGACGGTGTCGCAGTCGGGCAACCTCATTGGCACCTACACCTACTCTTTAGTTTGCGCGCCTGCGCGCGCGGCGGCCGCGAGCAGCTCACCACCCGGGTGATCCCGAACTCTGGTTTCGCCAACGGCACGACGTACTTCGTCCACGACATCTTCGCCGAGCTGGACGCCACGGGCGCAACCGTGCGGGAATACATCTGGCTGGTGGAGGCCGAGATCGCGCCGACGCGGGGGTCAAGGACAACCGTTGATCGTCCGGTCGCGGTGGTCTCCAACGTCGCCACGTCGCCGGCGCTGCTCATGGTGCACTCTTTTGTTGGTCAACACGCGGCAAGCCGGTGTTGAGCGTGATCAGCTCAACCGGCCAGTGAGCGCGCGGATGCTGGTGGGCATCCGAAGCGCAAAGAAAAACGGCGCGGATGCGAGTGGGCATCCGAAGCGCCATCAAGTAAGTCGTCTGGTCGGCTCTCTACAGCCCGTTCGGCGGCGCCTATACGCTCTCAGGTGCCGAAACCCTCAACGCCCGCTTCCCCGGCCAGTGGTTCCAGATGGAAGCAGGCTTGCACTACAACTGGCACAGGCATTACGATCCCACAATCGGACGATACACACAGCCAGATCCTTTGGGATTACGAGACGCAGCGAGCAAGCCACGACTCCCTGTTTTCAAAGATGGGCCCAGTATCTATGCCTATGCTCGTAGCGCACCCCTTCATCTCACAGATTTTACTGGAGAGATAACCTTGACGGAGATTCCACCGTGGCCGGTACCCTGCTTAACGGCGCGGTTTCTCGTCATTTACTATTGACACTTCAACTCGCCACGTTGCGAAGACAATGACGACTGTTCGACGCTCGCCACAAAGTTCGCGCAAAAAGTGGCTTGTGTCGCTGCGCAAAAGCGACTCAACGTTTGCTTTGGCTCCCCGGAGAACGAAGACCACGGCAACAGGTTTGATGAGTATCTAAAGGGGGCTAACCGCTGCGAAGAGCTTTTCAATTCAAATCCGGAATGCCAACAGTGTAAATAGTTGGAGGTAAAGTCTTAATGAGGGAAAGGCCCGATCGTTATAATCGAATTATGAGAGTTTTGCGTTCCGGTGATCTGGATGAGCTCGCCGCTCTGAAGGTGGCTGATCCGAACTTCGCCGACAGTAGAGACGATTTTCTGGGGCGTCATTGGATAATCAATGCGATAAGCGTAGGTCGCCCTAACGCGGTGCGTTGGTTTGTTCAAAACGCCAAGGAAAAGATATTCAGAGACGAAGAAGGTTACACGCTTTTGCACGCCGCCCTTGATCGCTGTGACAACGACAAATACACGGTTCTGCAATTGCTTATCGAACAGGGCGCTGCTTTGAATCTTAAGGGTATCAATGAATGGACACCTTTGCATTTAGCCGCAGCTCGTGATGACGAGCGAGCCGTAGAGATGCTACTTGCGGCCGGGGCCGATCCTGCAATTCGCACCGGCATCGACGGCAACTTGACACCGGAGGAAGAAGCAGAAATGCTTGGGTCAGCCGGAGCGCTCGCAGCGTTCAGGCGATTTCGTGGTGTTTAAGTCGGGCTCCACGCGCACCGGGGTCACGCCGACGCGGGGCTCAAGGACAGGCGCGGATGCGGGTGGGCATCCGAAGCGCAAAGAAAAACGGCGCGGATGCGAGTGGGCATCCGAAGCGCCATCGACATCTGATCGCTACACCCCGTTAAGCGGATTCAGTCAGAAGCGTAAAATGCGCCCGCCGATCGGGAGAGATTGGATTTCCGCTTCCGAGATCGAGCGCCGGCTATTTGATGCCAACCTACAATTTCGAGCTGGCGAGTTCGCTCGGCGCAGACGTCAAGGTGGTGCACCCATCTAATCGCCCACTTCAATTCTTCAAACTCGCTGGACTTCCTCGTCAAAGCAAGCCGTACTGAGTGCCTTCGGGCGCACGTAGCGTCTCCTTGCACAACCTCGGCACAAACCCGGGGCTTTGGGTGGTGCGAACGCCAGCAATCTGGCTGGCGGCACAAGGAGACCGCAACATGACGCGACGTAGTAAGCCTAAATCACAAACCACCCCTCCCTCAAAGACGGCGGCTTCCGCCCACTCAACATCGGTAGAACCGACATCCAAAACTCATAGAGTCATCGGGCTGCTGCAAAACAAGCGTGGCGCGACGATTTCCGAGTTGGCGGCTGCAACCGGTTGGCAGGCGCATAGCGTTCGCGGCTTCCTTTCGGCAACAGTGCGCAAGAAACTCGGACTTGAACTGCGTTCCGAAAAGCGGGCTGGTGAGGCTCGGCGCTACCATGTCGAAGGATGAGCCTGACCGAAAGGGCCGCAAACCATCTCTCGAGGACGTAGCGGCCCAACTCATTCGATTGAGCACAAGCGACGCAGGTGAACTGCGGGCGTTCTGGCGAGAGTACTTTGGCCGCCCCGCGCCATTCCGTTTTAGACGCGATATGATGGCCCACGTCCTCGCCTACGATATTCAGGTCAAGGTTCGTGGCGGATTGTCAAAGGCCGCCACAAACCAGCTCGATAAGATAGCAGCCGAAGAGTTTGGTGAAGCGGTCCGGAAAGGCAGGCATCGCCTCACGCCCGGCACACGCCTGGTTCGCGAGTGGCACGGCGTGACGCATGAAGTCTATGTGACCGACGGCGCATTTATCTGGCAAGGAACCCCGCACCGTTCCCTCTCAGCGATCGCGCGAGCGATCACTGGTACACGATGGAGCGGACCGGCCTTCTTCGGGATTCGCTCGCTGAGCGATGCGATGCATGGCTGATCGCGTCCCCTCAAATGAAGTCCAAAAGGTCTTCGCGATGCTTACGGCTGAGTTTGAAGATGCCTCAACGATCGCCGCCGGCGTGCAACGCGTTCAAACCCGTGCCAGAGCAAAAAGAGCCCTTCGCAGTATCCGCAAGGTGGCGCGTCGGACCGAGCAGCTTCTGGATCGCCTTGAGGTTCTTCTAGAATGAAGCGAAAGCGCTGTGCGATCTATACGCGCAAATCCTCTGAGGAGGGCCTCAGCCAAGAGTTCAACTCGCTTGATGCCCAACGGGAGTCTTGTGAGGCTTACATCACCAGTCAGCGTCACGAGGGCTGGCATCTGCTGCAAGACGCTTACAACGATGGCGGCTTCTCTGGCGGAACCATGGACCGTCCAGCGTTGGTACAGCTGCTGTCAGATATCCGCGCCCACAGAATAGATGTGGTGGTCGTCTATAAAGTGGATCGTTTGACTCGGTCTTTATCCGACTTTGCACGGATCGTGGACATCTTCGATGCCCATGACGTTTCGTTTGTGTCCGTAACACAGTCCTTCAACACGACAACCTCGATGGGCAGGCTGACACTCAATGTCTTGTTGTCGTTTGCGCAATATGAACGTGAGGTCACCGGAGAACGCATCCGCGACAAGATCTCAGCCTCCAAGAAGAAGGGGCTTTGGATGGGTGGGTTCTTACCCATCGGCTATTCTGCCAACGGCCGAACGCTTGTGGTCCTACCTGATCAGGCACAAACGATCCGTTTAATATTCGAGCGCTATCTGGAATTAGGAACCGTACGCAAACTCGAGGCTGAGTTGCTTGCCTCAGGAATCCATGCGCCGACGCGAACAGCAGGTACCCATCGGGTCTTTGGAGGGCGTCCGTTCACGCGGGCCCAGCTCTATAAGCTGCTCGGCAACCCGATCTACTGCGGAGAGATCCGCCACAAAGCCACGCGATACCCCGGTCAGCACGAAGCAATCATTCCATCTGACATGTTCCAACGCGTGCAGACGTTGCTCGCCTTGAACACGCAAGGCCATCGGACGGGCCGCGGTTCAAAGTCTCCTAGCCTGCTTGCCGGACTGTTGGTGGATAAGGATGGCGATACGCTGGTTGCCAGTCACGCAACCAAGGCCGGCAAACGCTATCGCTATTACGTTGCGCGCTCCTTGCACGAGGGAGGAGCGCGTCGCAAGCAACGCGACGCTTCACGTAGCGGCTGGAGATTGCCGGCCGATCAGATCGAGCCGCTTGTGATCGAGGCCGTTCGACATCGGTTGTTGGACACAAGCTGGCCCATCGATACGGCCAAGCTGCTGTTTGCCAGCGATCAGCTGTTGGGCGCCCAAATACAATTCGTGACACGTGCGTCATCTGAACTTCACGGCAAACTCGCTGATGGCGATCCAGTCGGTCAGCGAGAAGCGATGCTCAAGATCATCGAAAAGATAGACCTTGACAGCGATAGCCTTGATGAGCCGGGTCAGTTGCCGGAAGACCCCGACGCAACAATGATACGCGCCATCGCAAGGGCACGACGATGGTTGTCCGATTTTGTCGAGGGCCGCTATCGGACAATTCAGAATATCGCAGACGCCTACGCCACAGATCCACGCTACGTTGCACGCCACCTGCCCCTGGCATGCCTTTCACCACGCATCGTTGAAGCAATCATCGCAGGACGTCAGCCGCCTGAGTTGACGACCTGGTCCCTCCTCAACCGCATTGATCTTCCGCTGGACTGGGACCTTCAAGCGCGCCGTCTCAGCTTTAACAAATAGCCGGCCGCGCGAAGCGGACTGCGCCAAGCGCGCAAGGAGAAAACGCGCGGATGATTGCCACTTTGAGGGGCGATTTTAGGGGACTTTGAAAACGGAGAAAGCGCACGCGTGAAAAAGCGCCCGTTTGCGCGCCCAATCCACCGCGCAGACTGCACATTTATCACACAATATCATTGAGTTGAGTGCTGGCGGTGGAGGCAGTCGCGAGCGAGGCGGTCTCTGCCCTTCAGAAGCCCCGAAATCCGGAAAAACAGGGAATTTTCGCGCTTGCCGGGCTTGAAATTGCCGCCCGGATGCGGAAATTATACGCAGTGCCAGTGGCTTACGCCAGATTTGGTCCCAAAATTAACAGGGAATTTTAAGTGCGGATCAGGGACGCCTAATCTCGGAACAGGGACGACTTATCTCCAAAACAGGGATCGCTAATCGGGGCTCAGAGGAAGCTTGTTGCCGGCTGATCGATTGAGCTGCCGGGGCACCAGAGCGAGATCTCAGGGACAAAAGGCAACTCATTAATAAATCATCGCTTTTCGCCATCCGAACCTTGTCTGAATGAGGCTTCTGAACTATCTTGCGGGAGCCTGGAGTGAGGCGCAGGAGGGACCGGCTGGCGCCCATGTGGGAGAGCCGAAGGCCCGCGTGATGCGATATCCTGTGGGGTAGCTCCAAAGTGAGGGCGTGACGCCCGATGGGTTCGAGGTGGTGCATGTGCATTTCGCCTCGAGACAGCATCGAGGAGTCGCGCCCATTTTGACCGCAGGCTCCATTTTCAAGCAGGAGCCTGATATGGCCGAACTCACCATCATCTACCAGCCGCCGGCCGCGTTGAAGCCACGCAAAACCAACCCTCGGACACACTCCAAGGCCCAGCTGAAGCAGATTGTCGATTCGATCCACACCTTCGGCTTCACGAATCCGGTCCTCGTCGACGAAGAGAACGGCCTGGTCGCCGGACACGGACGCGTTGAGGCCGCCAAGCAGCTCGGCTTGGAGACGATCCCGACGGTCTGCCTCACTGGCATGACCGAGGCCCAGATCCGCGCCTACGTGATCGCCGACAACCGCCTCGCCGAGAACGCAGGCTGGGACCCTGAGCTGCTGGCCATCGAGCTGCAGTACCTCGCCGACCTCGACCTCGATTTCGACGTGACGATCACGGGCTTTTCGATGCCTGAAGTCGATGTCCTGATTGGCGGCCTTGATGCGCAGGCCCAGAAGCCCGACCCGGCCGATGCCGTGCCTCAGATCACCGGCCCGGCCGTGACGCGCCTGGGCGACATCTGGCAGATCGGCCCGCATCGTTTGATCTGCGGCGATGCGACCGCGCTGGAGACCTACGCACGGCTGCTTGAGGGCGAGACAGCGCAGATGGTCTTCACGGACCCGCCCTACAACGTGCCGATCGAAGGTCATGTGTCGGGGCTCGAAGAGGTCAGGCATCGCGAATTTGCAATGGCCTCAGGAGAGATGAGCGAGGCCGAGTTCACCGCCTTCCTGCGTTCGGTGTTCGTCAACCTTGCTGACGCGAGCGCCAATGGGGCCATCCACTTCATCGCGATGGACTGGCGCCACATGCGCGAGGTCCTGGATGCCGCCGATGGCGTCTACGCGGAGCTGAAGAACCTTTGCGTCTGGTCGAAGACGAACGGCGGCATGGGCTCTCTCTATCGGTCCCAGCACGAGCTGTTCTTCGTCTTCAAGTCGGGCTCGGCGCCGCACGTCAACAACGTCGAACTCGGCCGCCACGGTCGCTACCGCACCAACGTCTGGTCCTACGCCGGCGCCAATGCCTTCAGCGCGACGCGGGATGACGACCTCGCCATGCACCCGACGGTCAAGCCGGTGGCACTCGCTATGGACGCCATTCTCGACTGCTCGAAGCGCAAGGGCATCGTCCTGGATGCGTTCGGTGGCTCGGGCACGACGTTGGTCGCGGCGCATAAGACCGGCCGGCGTGGCTACGCGATCGAGCTCGACCCGCTCTACTGCGATGTCATCGTGCAGCGGCTCGCCGAGGTCGCAAAGCTGGAAGCCGTGCTCGTCGGAACCGGTCAGACATATGCCGCCGTTGCCGAAGACCGCGCCGCAGACGTTGAGGCTCAGGCCGAGGGTCGCCAGCCGAACGACCCAATGCCTCGGGAGGCTGCCGAATGACCAGAGATACCCCATCGGATGAGAAGCCTGTGCCTGTCGCCGCCGCACCAGCAAAGCGGCGTCGGAAGCGGAAGCCAAGCGCGAAGAAGCGTGCCGAGCGCCAAGGCCTCGTCGACATTGGCGCCATTCTGAACGAGCCCCTCGAGGTCCTCAAGAACGGCACGGCCGGCAAAATGTCGGCGCTCGAGGTCGCGATCCGCAAACAGGTGAAGAAGGCACTGACGGAGAAGAACCTGCCGGCAGTGATGGCCGTCATCAAAGTCGCGATCGACAACGACCTGGTTGCGAACCCGCCAACACCACCCGGCGGCGGTGTTTTCGTCATCCCCAAGTTCGTCTCCGAAGAGGACCAGCGCCGCATCTTTGCCTATCGCGAAGACAACAGCATGAAGTATATCTTCGACATCCTGAGGCCATACTATGAGCAGTAATAGCGCTGACAACCCTGCTCGCGCGAAAGGCGACGTCGGTTACGGCAAGCCGCCCGTCGAGCATCGCTTCCCGCCCGGTAGGTCGGGCAATCCGGGCGGGCGACCGAAGGGCGCCAAAGGTCGCCGGGCAACCGCCAAGCGCGTCCTTATGGAGAAGCATCGCGCCGACCCGGCCGGGACGGGCAAGCCGAAGAAATACACGGCGATCGAACTTGTCCTCATCCTCTTGAAGCAGCTCGCTGCCAGTGGCGACCAGCGCGCGTTCAAGGCCTTCACCGATCTCGAGAGGCGGTTCGGGCCCATTGAACCGGATGGCCGGAAGATCGGCTATCTGGTCGTGCCGGAGGAGCTGACGCAGGAAGAGTGGGTGGCGAAGTACTCGCCGAAGGACGGACCGTTTCACGACGATGATGACGTTGAATGAGCGCGCGCGATCCTCGACAAGATCCGAGGCGCGAAGGAACTAGCTAGATGACGTCGGCCGCCGCTCGAACATCTACGGTCACGTCACGCACCCCGGGGACGGTCCAGACGTCTTCGCGCAGATGAAAGACGTGGCTGTTTGTATGAGCCGAGCGGCGCGCACGAGCCCTGATGACCGAAATCGGGATCAAGGCCGCGCGGTGCACACCGAAATCCGGTTCGAACAGAACAGCGGCCAGCTGATCAAACGGATCGCGATCGATATTGCGGATAGCACTCAACTGGCGCTCACCCTGCGCGCCGGTGATCCGCCGCGCCTTGATCTGGAAACGCGTGCCTCCCGGGTTCGTGGCGTCGTAGCCCGCAGCTGAATTGCCCTCACGAACCCAGTTGAAGGCTCGGCAAAATAGGACCTCGGCGAGATCGCTGATGGGGTTGTTAGCGCTCCGCACGACATCGCGACGGCGCAACTCGTCGAGGATGTCGCCGTAGCCACGCAGGAGTTCGATTGTCGAGAGAGACGAAAAATTCATGGCCCAAGTTTACTCGATTCGCTGTTGGCAGGCCCCAAGTCACCCAACGCGTTCCATCAGCCAATCGAATAAACCAGATTTGACTGCGATTTCCGCGAGCTTTTCCCCGGTCCAAAGATGCACGTTATCTTCGCCATTCGTTGAAAGTGGTCCGTCCGGCGAGTGGCATATGAAGAATGTTCGCCGTTCTACCGATCGCCGGAAGTGTCTGATGTGGGCGTCCAGCACGCTTTGGCTGGCCCGTGATTTGACCTGAACCGATGCGCGTTCGCCCAGGGTCGGCTGTTCAATGACTAGGTCGACGTCCGCCATCGTTTCGCCGAGGACGGATACGCGCTGCCATCCACCACGGGCTAAGATTAGATCCGCCAGCACTTC is a window from the Hyphomicrobiaceae bacterium genome containing:
- a CDS encoding DNA methyltransferase — its product is MAELTIIYQPPAALKPRKTNPRTHSKAQLKQIVDSIHTFGFTNPVLVDEENGLVAGHGRVEAAKQLGLETIPTVCLTGMTEAQIRAYVIADNRLAENAGWDPELLAIELQYLADLDLDFDVTITGFSMPEVDVLIGGLDAQAQKPDPADAVPQITGPAVTRLGDIWQIGPHRLICGDATALETYARLLEGETAQMVFTDPPYNVPIEGHVSGLEEVRHREFAMASGEMSEAEFTAFLRSVFVNLADASANGAIHFIAMDWRHMREVLDAADGVYAELKNLCVWSKTNGGMGSLYRSQHELFFVFKSGSAPHVNNVELGRHGRYRTNVWSYAGANAFSATRDDDLAMHPTVKPVALAMDAILDCSKRKGIVLDAFGGSGTTLVAAHKTGRRGYAIELDPLYCDVIVQRLAEVAKLEAVLVGTGQTYAAVAEDRAADVEAQAEGRQPNDPMPREAAE
- a CDS encoding recombinase family protein → MKRKRCAIYTRKSSEEGLSQEFNSLDAQRESCEAYITSQRHEGWHLLQDAYNDGGFSGGTMDRPALVQLLSDIRAHRIDVVVVYKVDRLTRSLSDFARIVDIFDAHDVSFVSVTQSFNTTTSMGRLTLNVLLSFAQYEREVTGERIRDKISASKKKGLWMGGFLPIGYSANGRTLVVLPDQAQTIRLIFERYLELGTVRKLEAELLASGIHAPTRTAGTHRVFGGRPFTRAQLYKLLGNPIYCGEIRHKATRYPGQHEAIIPSDMFQRVQTLLALNTQGHRTGRGSKSPSLLAGLLVDKDGDTLVASHATKAGKRYRYYVARSLHEGGARRKQRDASRSGWRLPADQIEPLVIEAVRHRLLDTSWPIDTAKLLFASDQLLGAQIQFVTRASSELHGKLADGDPVGQREAMLKIIEKIDLDSDSLDEPGQLPEDPDATMIRAIARARRWLSDFVEGRYRTIQNIADAYATDPRYVARHLPLACLSPRIVEAIIAGRQPPELTTWSLLNRIDLPLDWDLQARRLSFNK
- a CDS encoding ankyrin repeat domain-containing protein, whose product is MRERPDRYNRIMRVLRSGDLDELAALKVADPNFADSRDDFLGRHWIINAISVGRPNAVRWFVQNAKEKIFRDEEGYTLLHAALDRCDNDKYTVLQLLIEQGAALNLKGINEWTPLHLAAARDDERAVEMLLAAGADPAIRTGIDGNLTPEEEAEMLGSAGALAAFRRFRGV
- a CDS encoding DUF3489 domain-containing protein, yielding MTRRSKPKSQTTPPSKTAASAHSTSVEPTSKTHRVIGLLQNKRGATISELAAATGWQAHSVRGFLSATVRKKLGLELRSEKRAGEARRYHVEG
- a CDS encoding DUF2924 domain-containing protein, encoding MSKDEPDRKGRKPSLEDVAAQLIRLSTSDAGELRAFWREYFGRPAPFRFRRDMMAHVLAYDIQVKVRGGLSKAATNQLDKIAAEEFGEAVRKGRHRLTPGTRLVREWHGVTHEVYVTDGAFIWQGTPHRSLSAIARAITGTRWSGPAFFGIRSLSDAMHG
- a CDS encoding DUF5681 domain-containing protein, with translation MSSNSADNPARAKGDVGYGKPPVEHRFPPGRSGNPGGRPKGAKGRRATAKRVLMEKHRADPAGTGKPKKYTAIELVLILLKQLAASGDQRAFKAFTDLERRFGPIEPDGRKIGYLVVPEELTQEEWVAKYSPKDGPFHDDDDVE